The genomic region CCGCCCCGCCGTCCGAACAGGTCCAGCTGATCCCGCTGGCGCCGCTGCCGCAGGAGACCGAGGGGCTGCTGACGCCCGCGCCGGAGGGCGGGGCTGCGGCGGAAGCCGCTGCGGCGGAGGCCGCTTCGGCGGAGACCGCTTCGGGGGAGGCCGCCACGGGGGAGGCTGCCACGGAAGAGGCCGCTTCGGGGGAGGCCGCCTTCGAGGAGACCGCCGAGCATCCGGCGCCGGCCGCCGACCGCGACCCCGAGGAGCTCGACGACTTCTCGGTCTTCGCCGCATTCGGTGGCGGCTCCGAGGACACCCTGACCCCCGAGGTCTGGCGCGCCGTCGGCTACCACCCTCCCAGCGGCGCCTTCCCGACGCTGCGTCAGGGCGCGCCCGGCGAGGCCCCCTGGCCCGACCGGATGCGCACCCTGCTGCGCACCCCGATGTCCGAGCGCCCCGCCTTCGAACGCACCGCGCGCGAGGCCAAGACCGAGGCCACCGCACGCAGCGTCCCCCGGGTGCTCGACCTCACGCTGCGGATCGGCGAACTGCTGCTGGCCAGCGGCGAGAGCGCCGAGGACGTCGAGGCCGCGATGCTCGGCGTCACCCACGCGTACGGGCTGGACCGCTGCGAGCCGCAGGTGACCTTCACGCTGATCTCGATCTCCTACCAGCCCTCGCTGGTCGAGGCCCCCGTGACCTCCGCCAGGGTGGTGCGCCGCCGCACCTCCGACTACACCCGGCTGGCCGCCGTCTACCGACTGGTCGCGGACATCACGGCGGAGGAGATCACGGTCAACGACGCCTACCGCCGGCTCGCCGTGGTCCGCCGCAACCGGCACCCCTACCCGGCCTGGCTGCTCTCGGCGACCGCCGGTCTGCTGGCCGGGGCGGCCACCTTCCTGGTCGGTGGGCAGGTCGACGCCAAGGCCTGGCTGGTCTTCCTGAACGCGCTGGTCGCGGCGGTGGTCGGCGACCGGCTCGCCTCCATGGTGGCGGCGCGCGGACTGCCGGAGTTCTACCAGTTCGTGCTGGCCGCGATGCCGGCCGCCGCCTCCGGCATCCTGCTCTCGCTCAACCACCTGGGCCTGCGCGGCTCGGTGGTGATCACCGGTGGGCTGTTCGCGCTGCTGCCCGGACGAGCCCTGGTGGCCGCCGTTCAGGACGGCCTGACCGGCTTCTACATCACCGCGGCCGCACGCCTGCTCGAGGTGGTCTACCTGGTGGCGGGCATCGTGATCGGCGTGATGCTGATCCTCTACGCCGGGGTCAACGTCGACGCCCAGCTGAAGCCGGACGAGAGCCTGATCGGGGTCCGGAACCCGCCGGTCCAGCTGGTCGCGGCGATGCTGCTGACGCTGGCCTTCGCCATGCTGCTGCAGACCAGCCGCCGCAGCCTGGCCATGGTGACCCTGAACAGCGGGATCGGCTGGGCCGTCTACGGCGTGCTGGCCTACAACGCCAAGATCTCGGCGATCGTCGCCACCGGGATAGCGGCCGGTGTGGTCGGCCTCTTCGGACAGCTGATGGCCCGTTACCGCTACGCCTCGGCGCTGCCGTACGTGACCGCCGCGCTCGGCCCGCTGATGCCGGGGTCGGCGCTCTACCTGGGGATGCTCTCGTTCGCCCAGGGCCACCCGTCGGCCGGCCTGGTCTCGGTCAGCCGGGCGGCCGCCATCGCGATGGCGCTGGCCATCGGCGTGAACCTGGGGGGCGAGGTGGCCCGGCTGTTCATGAAGGTCCCGGGCCCCGAGGCGCTCGGTGGGCGGCTGGTGCCGTACCTGACGGGGCCGCGCCGCGCGGCGAAACGTACCCGCGGCTTCTGATCAGCCGTTAGTCCGTACGAACAGCGCACCGCACAAGCAGGGAGGAGGAACCGACGATGCTGACCGCAGGGGTGGTGGACAGCTACCGCGAGCACATCGTCGCCGCGCACAAGCAGCCGCTCTTCCTCCTGCTGGTCGGGTTCATCAGCTCCTTCCTCTTCATCCGGTTCAGCGTCCGGATGATCCGGGCCCAGGTCCGCTGGTGGCCGGGGAACATCAAACCGGGCGGGCTGCACATCCACCACATGGTCTTCGGCGTGGGCTGCCTGCTGGTCTCCGGGATCGGGGTCTTCGCAACCAACGGCGGACACCCCTGGATCGACTGGTTCGGACTGCTCTTCGGGATGGGCTGCGGGCTGGTGCTGGACGAGTTCGCGCTGATCCTGCACCTGGAGGACGTCTACTGGAGCGAGCAGGGCCGCAAGTCGGTGGACGCGGTGATCCTCGGCATCCTGTTCACCGCGCTGC from Kitasatospora azatica KCTC 9699 harbors:
- a CDS encoding threonine/serine exporter family protein translates to MTPAPEGGAAAEAAAAEAASAETASGEAATGEAATEEAASGEAAFEETAEHPAPAADRDPEELDDFSVFAAFGGGSEDTLTPEVWRAVGYHPPSGAFPTLRQGAPGEAPWPDRMRTLLRTPMSERPAFERTAREAKTEATARSVPRVLDLTLRIGELLLASGESAEDVEAAMLGVTHAYGLDRCEPQVTFTLISISYQPSLVEAPVTSARVVRRRTSDYTRLAAVYRLVADITAEEITVNDAYRRLAVVRRNRHPYPAWLLSATAGLLAGAATFLVGGQVDAKAWLVFLNALVAAVVGDRLASMVAARGLPEFYQFVLAAMPAAASGILLSLNHLGLRGSVVITGGLFALLPGRALVAAVQDGLTGFYITAAARLLEVVYLVAGIVIGVMLILYAGVNVDAQLKPDESLIGVRNPPVQLVAAMLLTLAFAMLLQTSRRSLAMVTLNSGIGWAVYGVLAYNAKISAIVATGIAAGVVGLFGQLMARYRYASALPYVTAALGPLMPGSALYLGMLSFAQGHPSAGLVSVSRAAAIAMALAIGVNLGGEVARLFMKVPGPEALGGRLVPYLTGPRRAAKRTRGF